The following proteins are encoded in a genomic region of Diabrotica virgifera virgifera chromosome 1, PGI_DIABVI_V3a:
- the LOC114349532 gene encoding protein crossbronx homolog isoform X2 has protein sequence MHASHSKDGNFQRQGSTRRVIPSEPISYPLGDKQNEDVQKLYKLYKQEYVILAEYKMVQNENIPGVYVIPSRESSLVWFGVIFVRSGCYEEGIFRFTIFLDEEFPDSGHPKVIFHTKIFHPVIDADSGELNLLKAFPQWSKLEEHIWQVVKYIQWIFLDMDRSIEHAVNTEAAEMYRNNLQEFKEKAAELVKESKSHLFDEPAVDDKHYITFEPYDPEVHDKDGFINDALC, from the exons ATGCACGCATCACACTCAAAG GATGGCAATTTTCAAAGACAGGGATCGACTAGAAGAGTTATCCCCTCAGAACCGATTTCTTACCCTTTGGGAGACAAACAGAATGAAGATGTGCAAAAGTTGTACAAGTTATATAAACAAGAATATGTTATTTTAGCAGAATA TAAAATGGTACAAAATGAAAACATACCCGGTGTTTATGTTATACCGTCTAGGGAGTCTTCATTAG tatggTTTGGAGTAATATTTGTAAGGAGTGGATGTTATGAAGAGGGTATTTTTAGGTTTACTATATTTTTGGATGAAGAATTTCCTGATTCTGGACATCCT AAAGTGATATTtcatacaaaaatatttcatcctGTGATAGACGCTGATTCTGGTGAACTGAATCTGTTAAAAGCTTTTCCACAGTGGTCTAAGTTAGAGGAACATATTTGGCAAGTTGTTAAATATATACAATGGATTTTTCTAGACATGGATAGAAGTATTGAGCATGCTGTTAATACGGAAGCTGCAGAAAT GTATAGAAACAATCTCCAAGAATTCAAAGAAAAAGCTGCAGAACTGGTTAAAGAGAGCAAATCGCATCTGTTTGATGAGCCAGCTGTAGATGATAAGCATTATATTACTTTTGAACCATACGATCCTGAAGTCCATGACAAG